One Falco peregrinus isolate bFalPer1 chromosome 10, bFalPer1.pri, whole genome shotgun sequence genomic window, AACTAGATACAGATATTTACTGGCTTTCTGTAGTAGTAACTTTATTGTAAAGCTAATTTGAGTTATGTCTTCCCAAGTTTATGGCTctatgaaatttttttttcccaataagGTGATtaagatagaaaaaaaagcaatttgcttCACCCTAATATAAACtctactttcttttttgaagagaattttaacaaaaacagaaaataggaaaataagtTTCAGATCAACTGaacatatttcactttttttaaattgttttaccCTCTGAAAAacttctccttttgttttcaagagTTCAAGACagttccaaaatgaaaaatgctgttttaaaaatgagaagttgacaagtttttttgtttttttccttgaaagtcATGAAAAAGAAGTATCTTGACATTTTCAACATTCTTCCCCGTGTTTTTTGGCTATAACTATTCTCTAGATTTGAAATACCAATTTCACAGAGACTTTTATTCTTCCAAAGCTTCATTTTCTGGCAAAACTAGCACTCCTTAAAAAACAGTTGCCCAGTTCCACTCAAATTACCCCTCTTGAGTTAGTTTGGCTGGTGTGGAAATGCCACACAGTGACATTTCCCTTACATGACTGATGTTGCATACTTTCAGGTATGGCATTTCTTAGCATGATTCTTAGCACTACTGTAAACTGAGCTACAGATTTCTTTACCATGGGAGAATTTATCTTGCCTGGGCACATGGAGGGGATTACAGAAAGAACTAAGGATTTCACTTATGTTTTAGCCTGTCTCTTTCCCAGGTGAGTCAAACTGAGTTAAAAGTGCCACTGTGCTCAAGTTAAGAGgttttatgtgtgtgtgggaagaacTCAAACCAAGAGCAACATTACTTGAGCCAACAGTGCTGTACAGACAAGGTATAGGCTGTCTTAGGTACCGTCAAACTTGATGGGGTTATCAGCAGAGCTATAGCACTGTGTATTTATGGCACTGTTTAATGCCAGTTAAAGCCTTGATGTCCACATAGACGCTGTGTTTTAAAGTGCCTGATCCAGAGTAGTgtgtgaaaaaggaaataaagaaaacaaagaaactatTAATTCAGGAACAGTTGTGATCTGTAGATGTGGGAAATAATACAGATGGAGATTATATTAACTTTATAGTTCCCTTTCTGCCCTACaccctttctcccttccttgtCCTTAGTTCACCTGCCTGATTAGTTATTTGCTGAATTGAAAAGGTTCttgaaagtgatttttctcctgtttcatcAGAAAGGTGGGAGAGATGTTGTTGAAAAcctgatttattatttttttagtttataaGGAAACCCACTGtgatttttatctgtttcttgaactcttgatttcttttttatcctACATATCTACACTGCCTTCCTACCCTTCCAAGACCTGAAGTGGCTTCAGGAACATAATCCACAGCTCTTTTATCCCTAAGGAAACTTGTGAGTGCCCTATCTAGCCTTACAGAAGAAGTTTTGGGTGTGTATGTGTCCTAAATGATAGTGATTCTGGGTAATGGGAAGCAGGTAATCAGAGGAGCAGTCAATCTTAAATTGTGAAGCCTGTTCTGGCTTAAAATTTTCActtatactatttttttaaattaggagTCTGATTTTCAACTCAATTACGCTTTTGGGAAAATGATTGCCttccaaagaaaatgttaatacCCTGTCAAAGCTCTGAGcatttccaaactgaaaatatattagCTGAACATGGAATTATGTcaacattttcattacaaaCGGAGCCGTGGTGCTTCACAGGGCTTCTCAGATGATTGCCTGAAGCTGTGGCTCCCTTTCAGTGAAGTGTGGAATCAAGCTTCATCTCCCATGAttgttccctttccttctcaATGGCAAATGGAGATGTGTCATCAGAGGTCCTTGTCATGACACATCATGGGAGATGAATTTCCTGTTTCGAGTGAGGTACTGTAACTATAGGTTCTCTGAAACACAAATGTCAAGGAAGTTATACAGCTTTTTGTTGAATTCTGTTAGTTGTTTTGGTAAATCATCCTGGTTTTCTCACCAGCTTTCTCAAAGACTTTTACTTAATCACATCAGTGTAGGCCTGTATGTATCTGCCAGCAAACAATATGGAAATCCACCTTGTAAAGATCCAAGACACAGTTCCTTCTCCTTTCATGAACTCCTTGTTACAGCTTAGCCTGGTCCTCCGTAAAAGCCACATGCTCCTAAGTGCAGCCTGTGAATGAAGAATGGCTCACATTTTCTGGCTAACTACAAACAGGTAGTCTCCAGAGTCCAATAGGGTTGAAGGCTTGTGGACTCTTGCACACATCAAGAGATTAATCTTCCCAGGTATACAAATTGGAGCCTTGGAGACTGGTGAGAGCCTTTGAGGTCCTTGTGCTCTTTCTACAGTTACTGTATGTAACCAGATGCTCAGCCGGGCTATTCATAGTCATGTCGCTGACGGTACTGTCCTTTGACCTTAATAATCTACTGAATTACCCACTGAAACAAGGCCAAAAAAGCAGCCAGTTACATGATTTATGCTTGGTCATTACAGAGGGGGTCGCCCAATAAGCAGGAAGAGTAAAACCCTTCCTGGGCTTATTTCCTTTAAGAATGGTAAAGTTGCAATAGGGGCTTTGGCCCATAGCTTTCACTTCAACACTAGGTTTCAGAGGACAGGGAAAAGGTgtttacatttgcttttaatatatttgtttaaCAGATAACTTTGGCTAGGGGAGCTCCAATCCCACAGTCAGTGCATGTACGGacttaaaatttctgttttacagaacagcagcaggctCTTAAGAGCCGTTTTATAGCTAGAATGGAAGCTTTAAGGGTGAAATACAGCTTTCATTATAAAGCTTCTTTTACAGTGACTCATTATTTTCTCATAGACATAGCCTTTGTGCCACATTTTTTCATGTCTGATCTCTTTCCAGAGGTgatatttatgaagaaaaaagaacagtaaagCAAAATCTACTCAATCATCTTTCTTGTCTCTGTGCCTGAAAAAGAATTTATGTATATGCTCCAGGCCAGACTTTTTGAGTTGTCATAAGTTACCTGCAACTCCAAGATTTTTGTTCAAACACAGCTTGTTTTGAAAACTGCGCTCTGATCCTAAGGATGCTGTGCATCTGCAGAGATGTCCATGGGCATCTGGGAAgttctgtgctgcagaagttACTTCTTGCACGCAGTATTTGgtgtttacttttttgttaGGCCTTAACAGGGCTCAGAATGAGGCTTATCTAGCCACATAGTTGGCTGTGAGGTGTGAATATTTGACAGGTGAAGTTGCAAGGACTTTACAAAGACCAGTGGATCTTCTGAGAAAGCTAGGAGCTTGTGACAGATTATGTTTCTTCTTATACCAAGCAAAAATTTATTATAGAGCAGTAAATGCAGGGCTGCAATGAAGAAATCTGATCAACAGCAGCCTGGGAATACAGCAGCCCAGCTTGGCTCACATGTAGGTGCCCAAAGATAGTGACCCAGGTTCTTTACCAATCTTGCAACAGCTGTGCACAAAGGAAACAAGACACTAGGTTTGGTGGGCTAGAGGCCATAGTGGGTAGCATAGCTGCTGTGATCTTTCAGGTGGTATTTTTTGGACTTCAAATTACTTTCTTGTATCCCACAGGGTGTGGGGAAAGCTGGCACCAACCGTGCCCTGGACTGCGGCTCTGGCATAGGTCGTATCAGCAAACATGTCCTGTTACCGGTTTTCAAGAGCGTGGAGCTAGTGGATATGATGGAGAATTTTCTGGCTGAGGTCCCGAACTACCTGCAGGACAAGGAGGACAGAGTAGAGATGTATTATTGCAAAAGCCTCCAGGAATTCACTCCAGCCCCGCAAAGATATGATGTCATCTGGATTCAGTGGGTTTCAGGTTAGTTCAACATGATTCATTCAGCCCAGCATCTCAGAGAGCTGTATAGCCTGTGCTAAAGTCTATTTAAAAGAACGGTGCAGCTGTAAAAGAAGGTTCTCAAATCTTTGGAACTGCTTCCTAAAATCTCACAAGAGACTTTCGAGAGTTCtccccagccacacacacagTGGGTATACaccaagttgtttttttccaggtcaCATACTGGAGAAAGGTCATGTTCTTGGAGAGTAGCCTGCATGCTAAGGTGCAGCTGAGGAGTAGGCCTCCTGTTGCCAGTGCTGCAGACAGATACACAGGCTTGGCCTCACCTCTGAGCAGGGATTTCTGAATCTGATGATTATCCGCACTTGGGGGTATTTCAGGAAACAATCTGAAAAAAGCCATAGTGAAATCATGAATACCTGTATACCAGATTGTCTTAAACATGCACTGATGCTTATCAAACTGGTTCATTTAGCTATGTCCCACAGTACACCTTCATATAAGAAATATCTACTtcttctcctgcagccaccccagtGTATGCCCTGCAGCATCAAGAGCAGCAGACTGGCTATGAGATAATGTGGGCAATGTtccttaccaaaaaaaaaaaaataaaaaattcttaatttttcctAGAAAACCTGCTGCAGTGCCTAACTGTCCTTCCAGTAAGGTTTTCTCCTCGTCTGTGAACCTCAGTGTCCATGGTGCAGTTCTAGCTGGCAGAACTCATTATTCTAAAGTACAAGAGGAGGCCTGAACAACTCTTCAAAACCCTGGAGAAAACAGTTTCTTGCTAggcaaaaagaaacataaatgtGGAGAGATTAGCACAGAAGATGGTTTTATTCAGGAACACTTATTTTGTCCCCTagtcttaaaaaataatgaaactgaGCTTCTTTGTACAGTCTTTGTAGCTGTACAAGCAAATTGCTTCAGAACAGTATAAtattcctttctatttttgcttttcttggatAACCATTCATTGCAGTAAATGTAGCTCCTGCCTCATCTTTTGACCAAATCCAAGTCAACATGAGACTGAATGAGCTACGGCTTGTCTGAGGCTGTGCTGATCAGCtatgtggctgctgctgaagggcgCATGTACCTTTTCTTTAGCACAGACACAGGTCTGAATCTCCTTCCTCCatcaatttaaatgaaatatgtaGTGATCTTAAGCATTAATCAAACTTCTACCCTGATCTTGAAATGGGCGGAAATCCACCAGCAAGCTCAATGCTTTTTGGTGAAGCAAGGGCAGGTCTGATAGAGAGCAACACCATGAAGAACTCATTTTCTTCAGGCTAAAAGCTAAGTTAAGAGAACATTAAGTTCCAAATTAGGTGTTGAAAAGCTTCAATGAATCTTGTCGATGCAATCTTGATTTGTCTTATGTATGTATAAGTATATGAGCCCAAGCTGTTATTttgtggaaaaactgaaattaaaaaaaaatgcaagtttacACTTCCTATAGCAATTAAATTTTCCTCCAACTTGAAAGGTATTCAGCATTTTtgggtcttttttctttttctttttttttggggtgtggtTAAAGAAACCTGACATGCTATGTcaaaatgtggttttgaaatGACAACTTCTATTTATAAAAGTTTAAATCTTTCATcaagaaaactaaatattttgactagaaaatacaaatgattatttttttcaagttttttattcagtttctgTCCACCTGTCCCTGATAATTCATTTTAGATGTTTCATGTGTGAGAGTTCTCATTTTGCTATTCTCTGAGCCCTGCACTACTGTCCTTAATGTAACAGAAGTATTGATCTTTGAGAAGGAAGGGTAAAAATCACAATCTCAAtaacatactgaaaaaaaaagtgcagttttTAAGCATATATGGTATACACAGAAATCACAACAGTTTGGGGTATTATAAAAGAGTTTGGTAGTTTGGAAGATCTTGTATTCCTCACTGGATCTTTGATCCAGAACCCCTTTGATGGGTTCATAATGTTACACAAAGTTATGGAGATTTGTAATATTAAAAGACAGAAGTGACTGTTAGATTTTCTAGTTTGACCTACTCTATATCACAAGCTGTTCTATTCATTCCTTTACCCTTGTACTGAGCCAGTAGTTTGTGTTCAATTAAAATGTATCTTGAGAAATTCAGCCATGCTTGATTTGAGGACTTCAAGAGGTGGTAAACACCACTTCTGTTGGTAGCTTCCAATGGGTAATTACTTACACTGTTAAACAGTTGTCACTTATTTCCAGTATGAATTTGTTTGGCTCGAGCTTCCTGCCACTGATTCTTATTATGACTTTAACCACCAGATTAAAGAACCCTTCAGCACCCAGTATTTTCTCCACTATTCCCATTGACTTCTGTCCGCATCTGTTGCTACTACTAATATGGATCCTAAATATTGATTTGAGTTTGTAATTGTTAATCTCATTGATTTGCTCAAGATTTCATAATTAAATCTGACAAGACTAGTACTTCTCCTGCAATAAATAGGGTATAGAGACTCAGATCAAGGCACCGTTCTGATGTGTACAGGGGGAGTCTGTCTGAATGGTTAATAGTGATCTATTTTCCATCTCTTCATCTGTAGGATATCTGACAGATAAAGATCTCCTGGAGTTTCTCATCCGGTGCCAGAATGGCTTGAAGGCTAATGGTGTTATCATTCTCAAGGACAATGTAGCCAGGGAGGGCTGTATCCTGGATTGTCTGGATAGTAGTGTGATCCGAGACCTGAACATCCTCCACAGCCTCATTGAAATGAGCGGACTCACCATCCTACgagaggagaggcaggagggatTCCCTGAGCAGTGTGTCCCTGTCTGGATGTTGGCCATGCAGAAAGGCCCTGGCCATTCCTGATTGCATAGTGAGACTGGCAGAGACTGGACTATGGATGAACTGCAGGactgggcaggagagaagcaTCTATTAGAATCCTCCTAACCATGCACTACTACTACTACAGCTCTAGGGCAGGCATTCCCAAAGGGCTGGGAGAGAATCACAATTGAGCCAGCTTCTCCAGGGAATAAATAGTCTGCTTGTAAATCCTGCCTGCTTCATCATtctctccatttttaaaag contains:
- the NTMT2 gene encoding N-terminal Xaa-Pro-Lys N-methyltransferase 2, whose translation is MTLPLPLRTNRSSGEHQPQQLSTLAKDIFIMAYKAAHLAFKSRWHKTDEELCRHSMSFILHKAIRNDFFQSYLYLLEKLPLVKLYALTSQVINGEMQFYARAKHFYREVPATEEGMMGDYIELSNTDIESSREFLRKFVGGVGKAGTNRALDCGSGIGRISKHVLLPVFKSVELVDMMENFLAEVPNYLQDKEDRVEMYYCKSLQEFTPAPQRYDVIWIQWVSGYLTDKDLLEFLIRCQNGLKANGVIILKDNVAREGCILDCLDSSVIRDLNILHSLIEMSGLTILREERQEGFPEQCVPVWMLAMQKGPGHS